In Humulus lupulus chromosome 7, drHumLupu1.1, whole genome shotgun sequence, the following are encoded in one genomic region:
- the LOC133792425 gene encoding uncharacterized protein LOC133792425 codes for MTLYEFLGEGMTAIGTTDLVVTLGDESLVVANMLELVVIDCPTTYNTILGRPVLMAFEAITFVRHLAINPPSSSGICTDILLTPKASGHLLKWAFKLIQFEILYKPQTIIKGQALTDFVAECIGFQDESLMEPVQELWKLFIDRSSNDHGSGTGIFLITLEGHRSHTTLRISFHASNNEAEYEALLAGVQIVMKLKEKVIQYFSDSQHVVNKVLGEYQA; via the exons ATGACTCTTTATGAGTTTTTGGGAGAAGGAATGACAGCAATAGGAACGACCGATCTCGTAGTAACTCTGGGAGATGAATCACTAGTTGTTGCAAATATGCTTGAGTTGGTGGTAATTGATTGTCCAACTACCTACAACACAATCTTGGGAAGACCAgtgctgatggcatttgaagccataacttttgTTCGCCATTTGGCCATAAATCCCCCCTCGTCCTCGGGAATATGCACG gacatactcctaacacctAAAGCATCAGGACATTTGTTGAAATGGGCTTTCAAACTCAttcagttcgagatattgtacaaGCCACAAACAATAATAAAGGGCCAAGCGCTCACCGATTTTGTAGCCGAATGTATTGGGTTCCAAGACGAATCTTTGATGGAACCGGTACAAGAATTATGGAAACTCTTTATTGATAGATCATCCAATGATCATGGATCTGGAACTGGAATATTTCTAATTACACTTGAAGGACATCGTTCCCATACGACTCTCAGAATCAGTTTTCacgcttccaacaatgaagcggagtatgaggctttgttggctggagTTCAGATAGTAATGAAGTTGAAAGAGAAAGTAATTCAATATTTCAGTGATTCTCAACACGTGGTTAATAAAGtgttaggggaatatcaagcttga